One part of the Suncus etruscus isolate mSunEtr1 chromosome 2, mSunEtr1.pri.cur, whole genome shotgun sequence genome encodes these proteins:
- the LOC126001409 gene encoding olfactory receptor 4N5-like has translation MDKKNSTIITEFILLGLTQSQNIQLLVFVLILIFYLIILPGNLLIILTIKLDPGLSAPLYFFLGNLAFLDASYSFIVAPRMLMDFFSVKKVISYRNCITQLFFLHFLGGGEVLLLVVMAFDRYIAICRPLYYSTVMNPRVCYALVFGLWLGGFIHSIIQVALILRLPFCGPNELDNFFCDVPQVIKLACTDTFAVELLMVCNSGLLILLCFLGLLASYAVILCHIHRSASEGKSKAVSTCTTHIIVILLMFGPAIFIYTRPFRALPADKVVSFFHTVIFPLMNPVIYTLRNQEVKASMKKLLMRHVFC, from the coding sequence ATGGACAAAAAGAACAGCACTATTATAACAGAATTCATTCTACTTGGTCTGACCCAGTCTCAAAATATCCAGTTACTAGTTTTTGTGCTGATTTTAATTTTCTACCTCATTATCCTCCCTGGAAACTTGCTCATCATCCTCACTATCAAATTAGACCCTGGCCTCTCAGCACCCCTCTACTTCTTTCTGGGGAACTTGGCCTTCCTGGATGCATCCTACTCTTTTATTGTAGCTCCTAGGATgctaatggattttttttctgtgaagaaGGTAATCTCCTACAGAAATTGCATTACTCAGCTCTTCTTCTTGCATTTTCTTGGAGGAGGAGAAGTGCTGCTCCTCGTGGTGATGGCCTTTGATCGCTACATTGCCATATGTCGACCTTTGTACTATTCAACCGTCATGAACCCTAGAGTCTGTTATGCCTTGGTGTTTGGACTGTGGCTTGGAGGCTTTATACACTCCATTATCCAAGTGGCACTCATCCTCCGTTTGCCCTTTTGTGGCCCAAATGAATTGGATAATTTTTTCTGTGATGTGCCTCAGGTTATCAAATTGGCCTGCACAGATACCTTTGCAGTGGAGCTCCTGATGGTTTGCAATAGTGGCCTTCTCATTCTTCTTTGCTTTCTGGGACTTCTAGCCTCCTATGCAGTCATTCTCTGCCATATACATAGGTCTGCTTCTGAAGGGAAGAGCAAGGCCGTGTCCACATGCACCACTCATATCATTGTTATACTTCTTATGTTTGGACCTGCCATCTTCATTTATACTCGTCCATTCCGTGCCTTACCAGCTGACAAGGTGGTTTCTTTTTTCCACACAGTAATCTTTCCACTGATGAATCCAGTGATTTATACCCTTCGCAACCAGGAAGTGAAAGCTTCTATGAAGAAATTGTTAATGCGACATGTGTTCTGCTGA